The Verrucomicrobiota bacterium genome includes a window with the following:
- the queA gene encoding tRNA preQ1(34) S-adenosylmethionine ribosyltransferase-isomerase QueA, producing MRVDEFDYELPEDLIAQYPLLERDQSRLLVLDCRRRTLGHGSFMDLPHHLKPGDALVINDSRVIPARLFGRVEGVEREVELLLLREVGPNLWECLAKPGRKLDPGRRVLLNDGAIAADIVDARPDGTRTVRFALDDDIKAHLDRIGHTPLPPYIRRPDEPLMDRDRYQTVYARERGSVAAPTAGLHFTERVLEQIGARGVRIVRLTLHVGLGTFQPLKVENVAQHHMHPEVYKLPPAAAKAVNETVKAGRRVFAVGTTAARVLETCARDDGTVRPGEGETDLFITPGYRFRVVHNLLTNFHLPRSTLLMLVCAIAGRDLVLYAYEEAVREGYRFYSYGDAMLILNASPEAGRGGGKAEQ from the coding sequence ATGCGTGTTGACGAGTTTGACTACGAGCTGCCCGAGGACCTGATCGCGCAGTACCCGCTCCTCGAGCGCGACCAGTCGCGCCTCCTTGTGCTCGACTGCCGGCGCCGCACGCTGGGGCACGGGTCGTTCATGGACCTGCCGCACCACCTCAAACCGGGCGACGCGCTGGTGATCAACGATTCGCGTGTCATCCCGGCGCGCCTCTTCGGCCGGGTCGAAGGGGTCGAGCGAGAGGTCGAGTTGCTGTTGCTGCGCGAGGTTGGGCCGAACCTGTGGGAGTGTCTCGCCAAGCCGGGCCGCAAGCTCGATCCCGGCCGGCGCGTGCTGCTCAACGACGGGGCGATTGCGGCCGACATCGTCGACGCCCGGCCCGACGGCACCCGCACGGTGCGGTTCGCCCTCGACGACGACATCAAGGCGCACCTGGACCGGATCGGCCACACGCCCCTGCCACCGTATATCCGCCGGCCCGACGAGCCGCTCATGGACCGCGACCGCTATCAGACCGTCTATGCCCGTGAGCGCGGCTCGGTGGCCGCTCCGACGGCCGGGCTGCATTTTACCGAGCGCGTGCTCGAGCAGATCGGCGCGCGCGGCGTGCGCATTGTGCGGCTCACGCTGCACGTCGGACTCGGCACCTTCCAGCCGCTCAAGGTCGAGAACGTTGCCCAGCACCACATGCATCCCGAGGTCTACAAGCTGCCGCCGGCCGCGGCCAAAGCGGTCAACGAAACCGTCAAGGCAGGGCGGCGGGTCTTCGCCGTGGGCACCACGGCGGCGCGCGTGCTCGAGACCTGCGCGCGAGATGACGGCACCGTCCGGCCGGGCGAGGGCGAAACCGACCTGTTTATCACGCCGGGCTATCGGTTTCGAGTTGTGCACAACCTGTTGACAAACTTCCACTTACCGCGCTCGACGTTACTTATGCTCGTTTGCGCGATCGCCGGGCGCGACCTAGTGCTCTACGCGTATGAAGAAGCCGTGCGCGAGGGTTACCGTTTCTACAGCTATGGCGACGCCATGCTCATCCTCAATGCCTCCCCGGAGGCAGGTCGAGGGGGCGGGAAGGCGGAACAGTGA
- the glnE gene encoding bifunctional [glutamate--ammonia ligase]-adenylyl-L-tyrosine phosphorylase/[glutamate--ammonia-ligase] adenylyltransferase, with translation MEPRPTDLLLEHDAPPGTPLPAPVAAVLARYRFAEPKTAHHNVLALGDDPLARDALRELLPALLEAVARNADPDMALNNFERYAAAVASRNAFFSLLRTNPALIEMLAAVFATSQVLSDALVRDPGCLDLIVQPELRDAPRTREALVAELRHGVFLFDGETDRMNAVRRFKRREMLRLGARDILGLADLVTTTRGLSALAAACVEVALEAVLQSTTARLGTPMGHTSGRPVEFAVIGMGKAGAGELNYSSDIDVMLVTSEDGVTVPPEDRPAARAGLDAETFFTKVAEQLIRYLSANTGEGHVFRVDTRLRPEGGMGPLVRPLASYELYYTQWGATWERQALIKARPMAGSAALGRRFVQMVRPFVYRRHLTHGDIEEVRQIKRRADGEVARRGEVLTNVKLGHGGIREAEFTAQLLQLMLGGQYPQLQTPATLEALGLLGQLGFLDQDEAKRLADAYRFLRTVEHRLQLEHAVQTHTIPTEPKALYCLARRCFFDDEGEAATVARFERELARHVKAIAATYRNLLSETQDRLAPKAATEQLEHVDDAAVLLDAAAAPEAVEAAARRTGLDDAARTTRLLHALAYGPPYSPHHAGTTRAFQCIAPDVLDLLSEVPDPYEALANLETFVAAYGARRVLYDLFAANTETLRMLLLLFGTSQFLADILCRQPELFDAAVRRDVIEVSAVNPFDAVYEELPLEAMSVDEALPYFIRYRNEELFKIGLRDVLRLADVRETMRAMSELARRLVALVIDRCITAFRARYGTACNAAGAPARFAVIGLGKLGGDELGYGSDLDVLFVCDGEGGTAGGERSVSAAQYFGELAAAVLRTMTMATPHGSLAKVDARIRPEGEQGPLCPTIEGYANAYRRRIQPWEKQALLRAAYVAGDRSLADEFLSMRDEAVFAAPLTIEELNEIARIRERMAAERVAASERDRDLKLSHGGIVEIEFAAQVLALACGRADRSLVEPNTARQLAALHEAGRLNRDDYLFLDSTYTFYRLIENALRIETNVPADALPADEAELRRLLRALRLFRVGPAAFLERLAAYRRRIRALYERALDYARQTAAPG, from the coding sequence ATGGAACCCCGACCCACAGATCTGCTGCTTGAGCATGACGCCCCGCCCGGCACGCCGCTGCCGGCCCCGGTGGCGGCGGTGCTCGCCCGGTACCGCTTCGCCGAGCCCAAGACCGCGCACCATAACGTGCTCGCGCTCGGCGACGATCCGCTCGCCCGCGACGCGCTCCGCGAGCTGCTCCCCGCGCTGCTCGAGGCGGTCGCGCGCAACGCCGACCCCGACATGGCGCTCAACAACTTCGAGCGCTACGCCGCAGCCGTCGCCAGCCGGAACGCGTTTTTCTCGCTGCTCCGGACGAACCCCGCGCTCATCGAGATGCTCGCCGCGGTGTTCGCCACGAGCCAGGTGCTCTCCGATGCGCTCGTGCGCGACCCGGGATGTCTCGATCTCATCGTCCAGCCCGAGCTACGCGACGCCCCGCGCACGCGCGAGGCACTCGTCGCCGAGCTTCGGCACGGCGTGTTCCTCTTCGACGGCGAGACCGACCGCATGAACGCGGTGCGGCGCTTCAAGCGGCGCGAGATGCTGCGCCTCGGCGCGCGCGACATCCTTGGCCTGGCCGATCTCGTGACGACGACGCGCGGACTTTCGGCGCTCGCTGCTGCGTGCGTCGAGGTGGCGCTCGAGGCCGTGCTCCAGAGCACCACGGCGCGGCTCGGCACGCCGATGGGCCACACGAGCGGCCGGCCCGTTGAGTTCGCCGTGATCGGCATGGGCAAGGCGGGAGCAGGCGAGCTCAACTACAGCTCGGACATCGACGTGATGCTCGTCACGAGCGAAGACGGCGTCACCGTGCCGCCCGAGGACCGGCCCGCCGCGCGCGCAGGGCTCGACGCTGAGACGTTCTTCACCAAGGTCGCCGAGCAGCTCATCCGTTATCTCTCGGCGAATACCGGCGAGGGGCATGTCTTCCGCGTCGATACGCGCCTGCGGCCCGAAGGCGGCATGGGCCCGCTCGTGCGCCCGCTCGCGAGCTACGAGCTCTACTACACGCAGTGGGGCGCCACATGGGAGCGCCAGGCGCTGATCAAGGCGCGGCCGATGGCGGGCAGCGCGGCGCTCGGCCGGCGCTTCGTCCAGATGGTGCGGCCGTTCGTCTACCGCCGCCACCTCACACACGGCGACATCGAGGAGGTGCGCCAGATCAAGCGCCGCGCCGACGGCGAGGTTGCCCGCCGCGGCGAGGTGCTCACCAACGTCAAGCTCGGCCACGGCGGTATCCGTGAGGCCGAGTTCACCGCGCAACTGCTCCAGCTCATGCTCGGCGGCCAGTATCCGCAGCTCCAGACGCCGGCGACCCTCGAAGCCCTCGGCCTGCTTGGCCAGCTCGGTTTCCTCGACCAGGACGAAGCGAAACGGCTCGCCGACGCCTACCGCTTCCTGCGCACGGTCGAGCACCGCCTCCAACTCGAGCATGCCGTGCAGACACACACGATACCCACTGAGCCCAAGGCCCTCTACTGCCTCGCCCGGCGCTGCTTCTTCGACGACGAGGGCGAGGCCGCCACCGTCGCGCGCTTCGAGCGCGAGCTCGCCCGCCACGTCAAGGCGATCGCCGCCACGTATCGCAATCTGCTCAGCGAGACCCAGGATCGCCTCGCGCCGAAGGCCGCCACCGAACAACTCGAGCATGTCGACGACGCCGCCGTGCTCCTCGATGCCGCCGCTGCACCCGAGGCGGTCGAAGCCGCCGCACGCCGCACCGGTCTCGACGATGCGGCACGCACTACGCGTCTGCTCCACGCGCTCGCCTACGGCCCGCCTTACAGCCCGCACCACGCCGGCACAACGCGGGCCTTTCAGTGCATCGCGCCCGACGTGCTCGATCTGCTCTCCGAGGTGCCCGATCCTTACGAAGCGCTCGCCAACCTCGAGACGTTCGTCGCCGCCTACGGCGCACGCCGTGTGCTCTACGACCTCTTCGCCGCCAACACCGAAACGCTGCGCATGCTGCTGTTGCTCTTCGGCACGAGCCAGTTCCTCGCCGATATCCTTTGTCGCCAGCCCGAGCTGTTCGACGCCGCCGTGCGCCGCGACGTCATCGAGGTCTCCGCCGTCAACCCCTTCGACGCCGTCTACGAGGAACTGCCGCTCGAGGCCATGTCGGTTGACGAGGCGCTCCCCTACTTCATCCGCTACCGCAATGAGGAGCTGTTCAAGATCGGCCTGCGAGACGTACTGCGGCTCGCAGACGTGCGCGAGACGATGCGCGCCATGAGCGAGCTGGCGCGCCGCCTCGTGGCACTTGTCATCGACCGGTGCATAACCGCCTTCCGCGCCAGATACGGCACGGCCTGCAACGCCGCCGGCGCCCCAGCGCGCTTTGCCGTTATCGGACTCGGCAAGCTCGGCGGCGACGAGCTCGGCTACGGCTCGGACCTCGACGTGCTCTTCGTCTGCGACGGCGAAGGCGGCACCGCCGGCGGCGAGCGCTCGGTCTCGGCGGCGCAGTATTTCGGCGAGCTGGCCGCCGCCGTACTCCGCACGATGACAATGGCGACACCGCACGGCTCGCTCGCCAAGGTCGACGCACGCATCCGGCCCGAGGGCGAGCAGGGCCCGCTCTGCCCGACGATCGAGGGCTATGCCAACGCCTACCGCCGCCGCATCCAGCCGTGGGAAAAACAGGCCCTCCTGCGCGCCGCGTACGTGGCCGGCGACCGCTCGCTCGCCGATGAGTTCCTGAGCATGCGCGATGAGGCGGTGTTCGCCGCACCGCTCACGATCGAGGAGCTCAATGAGATCGCCCGCATCCGCGAGCGCATGGCGGCCGAGCGCGTCGCGGCCTCCGAGCGCGACCGTGATCTCAAGCTGAGCCATGGCGGCATCGTCGAGATCGAGTTCGCCGCGCAGGTCCTCGCGCTCGCCTGCGGCCGGGCCGACCGCTCGCTCGTCGAGCCGAACACGGCACGCCAGCTCGCCGCGCTGCACGAGGCGGGGCGGCTGAACCGCGACGACTACCTGTTCCTCGATTCGACGTATACGTTCTACCGCCTCATCGAGAACGCACTGCGCATCGAGACCAACGTGCCGGCCGACGCCCTGCCCGCCGACGAGGCCGAGCTGCGCCGTCTGCTGCGCGCGCTCCGGCTGTTCCGCGTCGGACCGGCGGCGTTCCTCGAACGGCTCGCCGCGTACCGCCGCCGCATCCGGGCCCTCTACGAGCGGGCGCTCGACTACGCACGGCAGACGGCTGCGCCCGGCTGA